In Toxoplasma gondii ME49 chromosome V, whole genome shotgun sequence, the DNA window AATCAAGAAACTTACGCTTCCTCATCAGATGGACAATGCATCAATACGTCCACCACATCCTCCAAGAAGCTCAGGCTGTCGGAAAAGCCATTCGACGAAGGCGATGCTTCGAAAATGTCTTGCGCGTCGTGAATCTCGCTTTCGTAGATCTGACTCAAGATATGTGTCTGAAGCATATCAAGCAAATCTCGCTGTTCGCGTCGGGCAGACTGCCGCAAGTTAGTCTGTTTGACGTTCCGGCTCTCCATTGTTGGTAGACGCAACTGGCAGAAGCTACTCGAAACGTTAGCGGTTACCCCTCGGGTAGCTGCCTGCAAGGCTGATatggaaagagaggaagacacgtGCGATGTCATGCTCCGCAGAGACGACTTTGTTATGGTAGATAGGGAATCGTCACTGAGGGAGCAGTCCACCCCGTCACAGACAGACACCGGAACGGTTTCACCACGCTGTTGTTTGAGGACGGACTGAGAGTACTTGTGAACTCGCGCCACGCCGTAGGTCTCGCAGATGTAGTCCCGAAGGTCTCCAGTTTCACGCACCAATTCATGCAGTTCCTTAAAAAACTGCCATGCTGTCAGCAGAGGGACTTTTAAATCCCTCGTCCCGTCTTTGAAACTCCTCCGCCGGTCCCTGGACCCGTCACTATCAGGTTCTGCGGACACTGCACGACATTTGCGTCCACCTCTTGTGTAACTCGAGGAATCTGCTAGCAATTTGCCAGGTTCCCGCTTGTCAACGCTACACCGCGCCTGCCACGGGTCCGGTTCCTCCGCATTATCCACAttcctctcggcttctctacGCTTGATGCTGCCGGTGATTTCCCTCGCACTGGGGCTGTCTGGTACAAAATGAGGGTATGTTCGCAGGGATGCTTGAACTCCAGCAGACGTTTTCGCGAATGCCAGAGCCTTTTCTTCAACTGATGGTGGAGATGCTTGCGCGGTGTTTGGCGGGTGTTTCGGCATTTGCACCTCGCGTGAGGAACCGGCTTGGGTTCGGCGGGATGTGGGTACCGCTTCTGCAGTCACCGGACTCCTTGTGCCCTCGTGGATTACAATCAGCGTGTCACTGGAATAAGTGTTCCTTTTAGAAGATCCAATTGTTCGTGGGAGTGACCCAGTTTCTCTCCCGCATGAGCGTACTGCATGAATCAACGCCCCCTGTGTCTGTGCTGTACAAACTGGTAGACTCTGTCGAACTGAGACACCTTCATAACCAGCTGCATGATGACAGCAGTTCCTTTTCTCAGCAGGACGAGGGCGGTCAGTGTGCCGGGATATGAGACACACAGCagtctcgccgtcttctctgagACAACTTTTGGAAGTTTCTGGCAGGTTCACGGAACCTCTTTTGAAACTCTGGCACATGCCAGAGCTGTGCGGTTCCACCGTTGTCAGGCTACAGGCAGTTTTTCCGGAGCACACGCTCGCCAGAGGGTAGTGAACCGCGGAATCCTGCGGTGGTAGGACGTCGCAAACTGACAACTCGGTCAAAGGCACGCGGTGTTGAAGTGGGCAAGAAAGTTTGTCTGCTGCTTTCGCTTCGAATTCATGAAGTTCCCCGGCTTTTTGATCCCCTGCATCCAGGACAGTTCGTGCTAGTTTCTGCATCCCCTGCATATGATTTAGCCAGGCTGAAACTCGGGCCTGAGCCACTGACATGCCTTCGAAAAATCCCATGCTATCCGCTAGGTGCGGGAACAAAGAATTGCTGACCGTTGCTCAGAAAATCACTCAGGTGggactgaagaagagagaactccCAGACTAACATGCTTTTGATTCCCACctccttgttttccttcctctgttctAGCATTTTGCAGATATGCTTGGCGCCTCCGTCTCCCACGGGTGGACTGGCGGTTGTGGTCGACAATAAGAAGGTAGTAGAACAAAGTAGATGATATAAAGATCAGATCCGTCTCCACAAAATCGATGTTGCCAAATTCAGTATGTTCGCTATTAGGAGAGATCTCCACACATTCGGCATAGGATTGGAAACATCTCCGATCAATGCCGTATTGCATCAGCGACCGACGGCCACCCCAGCAGACTGCAAGCGCCCAGCAGACAACGTGTCTTGGCAGTGCTTTGTTGGCATATATTACTACCGTCTCTTTATCAAGGATACACTTGATGCACGGACTTTGCTTCCTCCACATTTAACATCCTGATATATGCCCTTGCTCAACGAACGAGAAGCCTCTGCACCATTAGCTTCTATATCATCATTAAAAA includes these proteins:
- a CDS encoding hypothetical protein (encoded by transcript TGME49_213290) — protein: MGFFEGMSVAQARVSAWLNHMQGMQKLARTVLDAGDQKAGELHEFEAKAADKLSCPLQHRVPLTELSVCDVLPPQDSAVHYPLASVCSGKTACSLTTVEPHSSGMCQSFKRGSVNLPETSKSCLREDGETAVCLISRHTDRPRPAEKRNCCHHAAGYEGVSVRQSLPVCTAQTQGALIHAVRSCGRETGSLPRTIGSSKRNTYSSDTLIVIHEGTRSPVTAEAVPTSRRTQAGSSREVQMPKHPPNTAQASPPSVEEKALAFAKTSAGVQASLRTYPHFVPDSPSAREITGSIKRREAERNVDNAEEPDPWQARCSVDKREPGKLLADSSSYTRGGRKCRAVSAEPDSDGSRDRRRSFKDGTRDLKVPLLTAWQFFKELHELVRETGDLRDYICETYGVARVHKYSQSVLKQQRGETVPVSVCDGVDCSLSDDSLSTITKSSLRSMTSHVSSSLSISALQAATRGVTANVSSSFCQLRLPTMESRNVKQTNLRQSARREQRDLLDMLQTHILSQIYESEIHDAQDIFEASPSSNGFSDSLSFLEDVVDVLMHCPSDEEA